Below is a window of Chryseobacterium arthrosphaerae DNA.
TGGCGGGCAAGGGCAATGGTTTTAGGATAATGGGTGAAAATCTGTGATCCGATCCTGTCTTTCAGTGGGGTTACAATGCTTCCCCGGTTGGTATAATCTTCCGGATTGGCGGTAAAGACAAACTGGATATCCAACGGCATTCTCAGCTGGAAACCACGGATCTGAACATCCCCTTCCTGTAAAATATTGAACAGGGAAACCTGAATCCTTGCCTGCAGATCGGGAAGTTCATTCAATACAAATATAGAACGGTTTGCCCGTGGAATCATTCCGTAGTGTAAAACCCTTTCATCAGAATAGGGCAGTTTTAAAGTTGCTGCTTTAATAGGATCTATATCTCCAATTAAATCTGCAACATTCACATCCGGTGTTGCCAGCTTTTCAAAGAAACGGTCGGAGCGGTGTACCCAAGAGACAGGTGTTTCATCTCCCAGTTCTGCAATAAGATCTCTGGCAAATTTAGAGATAGGATGAAACGGACTGTCATTGATTTCAGAACCTTTTACAACAGGCATGTATTCATCAAGCAGATCTACCATGCTTCTTGCAATCCTGGTTTTTGCCTGTCCCCTTAAACCGAGCAGGTTGATATGATGGCCGGCGAGAATTGCTTTTTTCAACTGAGGAATTACCGTGTCTTCATATCCCCAGAGTCCTTCAAATACAGGTTGTCCGGCCCTGATCCTTGCAATCAGGTTGGCCTGAATTTCTTCGTTGACTGTTTTATGAATATATCCGGAATCTTTCAGTTCCTTGAATGTAATATCGTTTTTCATTTCTTTTTAAATTAGTATCTGGTGAGAATTTCAGCGCTAAAACTTAAGTACTGTGATGGGTAAATCAGTTTTCTATATTCTCTTTATTCTGTTTTTTTCGTAATCTTCAAAAATCATCTGTCCAAGACCTGACAGGCCGGTTAAGAACGCTTTCCCTTTATTCTGGGCTGTGAAAGCTTCCACAAACTGGCGGAGGTAAGGATCCTGGGCAATCATAAAGGTTGTGATCGGGATTTTCAGTTTTCTGGCCTGCGCAGCCCGGTTGAGACATTGGTTCACGATCATTTCGTCAAGACCATAGCTGTTCATATAAAATTCTCCTGTAGGAAGCTGGATGCAGCTGGGCTTTCCGTCAGTAATCATAAAGATCTGTTTGTTGGTATTTCTTTTCCTGCGAAGAATATCCATGGCGAGTTCTAAACCGGCTACCGTATTGGTATGGTAGGGCCCGACTTTTAAATAGGGAAGGTCTTTGATTTTGATAGGCCATGCTTCGTTTCCGAACACGATGATATCTATAGAATCTTTAGGATATTTCCGTTTGATCAGTTCTACCAGTGCCATAGCTACCTTTTTGGCCGGAGTAATCCGGTCTTCACCATACAGGATCATAGAATGGCTGATGTCAATCATCAGTACGGTACTCATCTGTGCCTTGTGTTTGGTTTCTTCCACTACAAGATCATCTTCAGTTAGCCGCAGGTCAGAAATTCCGTTATTCACCTGTGCGTTTTTCAGGCTTTCGGTCATATTGACGGCAGACAGGTCGTCTCCATATTGGTAAGACCTGCTTTCACCATCCCGTTCATCACCGATGCCTGTCCTGGAAGTGCGGTGATTTCCGGTGCCGCTTTTTTTCAGTTTTCCGAAAATCTGATCCAGAGCATATTCACGGAGGGCAGCCTCCAGTTTTGGGGTCAAGATATTTTTGCCTTTCCCATTTCCGGAATTGCCCTCTTCGGAATCATCTTTCCTGATGTATCCCCGTTTTCTCAAATCTTCCTCAAAATCCTGTAAAGAATATTCATCATCAAAAATATCATATTCTTTATCAAGCATATCAAGCCATTCGAAGGCTTCTTCAATATCCCCGGAGGTGTGGGTAAGCAAATCTTTGAACACATCAAAGACCCGGTCAAAATGCGATATTTCTTCCGGTACATGTTTGCTGAATATAAAGCCTCTCTGGGGACTAAATTCTTTATTGGTCATAAGATGATGAAGCTTTTTTGCTGTTATCTGCTTTTGAATTTCACTGACAGTGCATTATGATGACCGGCAGGTATTCAGTATTGCTTTACTTTTTTAAAGAGACAAGTTAGCAAAATATCATTTCAGGAACTCTTATGAAAAATAGAAAAAACTAATGGTGGTTATATAAAATCGAAATATAGTTGGCCAGACTTTAGTTTCATCGTAATACCTAAATATCAGATGCTGCTGAATGATGGCTGTTCAGCTCGTTAATAAAGTAAGAAGGGGTAACTCCTTTTTCTTTTTTGAATGCGATCACGAAGACCTGGGATGAAGCATACCCGCATTCTTCTGCAAGGTAACTTATTTTATATTCTCTGTATTTAGGATCATTATACAGGTTGTGAACAATATAATTGATTCTTAAACTATTGATATAGGCATTGAAATTCTGCGATTTATTATTTCTGATTACTTCAGACAGGTATTTGGGATTGGTACTGAGCAGATTCGACAAATAGGCAATATTGATTCCTTTTTTGAGGAACTTTTCAGAATTTTCGAAGGTTTCCAGCTTCTTTAAAATTCTTTTTTCGGTCTCAGAGGAAATACAGGTTGTTAAATGATCTTTATTTTCATCCTCAGGCCCGGGATTGTTCTGATACAGCTCGTGGATGAGTTCATTATATTTTTTACGGTATTCATCGGCTCTTTTTTTATTGTATTTCCATGATACGGCAATAATCATAAAAATAATGACTGCTGCAGTGATAATGATGGCCAGTCTGTTTCTGCTGTAAACATCCCTGAAGGTATTGATTTTTTTTCTGGACTGATTGATCACGCTGATATTCTGGGCTTTATTGATGCTGTCATTCAGGTGGGTGTATAGCTTCAGGTATGTAAGCTCTTCCTCTGAATTTCCTAAAGCATTATAAGAATCTTTAATGATGTCATAGGCAGAAAGTCTTTCCTGTGGTTTTTTCTTTACTTTTTCAAGTTCCAGCACCTTTCTGGAATATCCTATACTTTTGTGATAATCTTTTTGGGTAAAATAAAAATAACTTACTGCTTCATACACTTCAATATCACAAAGTTTGAAATACTGCGGATGAGTAACAGAATAGACAAGTGCCTTCTGAAAATATTTTTCTGCAAGACCGGGCCTGGGTTTTTGGGGATGGTAGGCATAGGCAATCCCCATATTCATCAGCTGAAATATGGTAAGATAATAACATCTGATTTCCTGGTAGGCCGTAAGACCTGAAGAAGGTATTGATTTCAGCCTGTTCAGGCTTTTTTGTGTATAATATACCATGGAATCTTTAGCATTAATCCTTGAAAATACTCCTGCAAGAAGCATATATGCATTGGCGTAATAAAGATCTTTGTCTGTCTTATTCTCAATTCTGTCTGCGTATGTGGTATCTTCCAATAGCATTCTGGCTTCAGGCTGCAGACCCAGGTCTACTGCTGCACAGGCTTTGTTGAGATGGATCAGGCTTAGTGAATAATTGTCATTCTCTTCCTGGGCCAATTTTTCCGCTTCATCCCCGTATTTCTCAGAAAGGCTGTAATTTCCCCTTCTCAGAGCATTCCGTTGCAAAAGTATAAGTCCTC
It encodes the following:
- a CDS encoding sigma 54-interacting transcriptional regulator — translated: MKNDITFKELKDSGYIHKTVNEEIQANLIARIRAGQPVFEGLWGYEDTVIPQLKKAILAGHHINLLGLRGQAKTRIARSMVDLLDEYMPVVKGSEINDSPFHPISKFARDLIAELGDETPVSWVHRSDRFFEKLATPDVNVADLIGDIDPIKAATLKLPYSDERVLHYGMIPRANRSIFVLNELPDLQARIQVSLFNILQEGDVQIRGFQLRMPLDIQFVFTANPEDYTNRGSIVTPLKDRIGSQIFTHYPKTIALARQITEQEAMISSEDQSSIRIPDLAKDLLEEVAFAARESEYVDAKSGVSARLTISAMENLIAAAKLRLIESGAEKTTVRLLDFMSIIPSITGKIELVYEGEQEGADYVARILIDKAVMRQFETLFPRIPKLEKEDIRTPYTDLIRWFNKNHLELHYNDTDKEFYAKLDKVAPLAAVIEENVPELSKEDQNFCKELVLWALTISSKIDKSESQSVFTFDSAGIGQFLRN
- a CDS encoding vWA domain-containing protein; protein product: MTNKEFSPQRGFIFSKHVPEEISHFDRVFDVFKDLLTHTSGDIEEAFEWLDMLDKEYDIFDDEYSLQDFEEDLRKRGYIRKDDSEEGNSGNGKGKNILTPKLEAALREYALDQIFGKLKKSGTGNHRTSRTGIGDERDGESRSYQYGDDLSAVNMTESLKNAQVNNGISDLRLTEDDLVVEETKHKAQMSTVLMIDISHSMILYGEDRITPAKKVAMALVELIKRKYPKDSIDIIVFGNEAWPIKIKDLPYLKVGPYHTNTVAGLELAMDILRRKRNTNKQIFMITDGKPSCIQLPTGEFYMNSYGLDEMIVNQCLNRAAQARKLKIPITTFMIAQDPYLRQFVEAFTAQNKGKAFLTGLSGLGQMIFEDYEKNRIKRI
- a CDS encoding helix-turn-helix domain-containing protein, yielding MIKSFSLISFLLPLFIFHPLPAQDIRSKEKQLMKQYDLIEYNDVGKITNMDDIRQMIHKSKEINFRSGELRGLILLQRNALRRGNYSLSEKYGDEAEKLAQEENDNYSLSLIHLNKACAAVDLGLQPEARMLLEDTTYADRIENKTDKDLYYANAYMLLAGVFSRINAKDSMVYYTQKSLNRLKSIPSSGLTAYQEIRCYYLTIFQLMNMGIAYAYHPQKPRPGLAEKYFQKALVYSVTHPQYFKLCDIEVYEAVSYFYFTQKDYHKSIGYSRKVLELEKVKKKPQERLSAYDIIKDSYNALGNSEEELTYLKLYTHLNDSINKAQNISVINQSRKKINTFRDVYSRNRLAIIITAAVIIFMIIAVSWKYNKKRADEYRKKYNELIHELYQNNPGPEDENKDHLTTCISSETEKRILKKLETFENSEKFLKKGINIAYLSNLLSTNPKYLSEVIRNNKSQNFNAYINSLRINYIVHNLYNDPKYREYKISYLAEECGYASSQVFVIAFKKEKGVTPSYFINELNSHHSAASDI